The following proteins are co-located in the Chiroxiphia lanceolata isolate bChiLan1 chromosome 7, bChiLan1.pri, whole genome shotgun sequence genome:
- the KLHL23 gene encoding LOW QUALITY PROTEIN: kelch-like protein 23 (The sequence of the model RefSeq protein was modified relative to this genomic sequence to represent the inferred CDS: inserted 1 base in 1 codon) — protein MAAAAQEEYAYLYKDSGHPAGFLEAFRAFYLDGLFTDITLQCASGVIFHCHRAALAACSSYFKAMFTADMKEKSKNQISLPGLSHAVLEALVNYAYTSQIQITKRNVQSLLQAADLLQFVSVKKACEQFLVRHLDTDNCIGMHSFAEYHDCSELEKESRRILLWQFEEVWKQEEFLDIGKEKLSYILSRENLNVRKEEAAIEAVVNWVAHNVEERIEDIYELLNCIKVDLDNMYLRSALSLQKKCRLNGRKIRSLIYKALDLKPKSLSRRPTAAMYVIGGYYWHPLSEVHVWDPLTNAWVQGTEMPDHTRESYGVTSLGPDIYVTGGYRTESIEALDTVWIYNSERDEWTEGCPMLDARYYHCAVSLSGCVYALGGYRKGAPVQEAEFYDPLIQKWLPIANMIKGVGNATACALHEVIYVTGGHYGYRGSCTYDKIQRYHSGSNEWSIVTTSPHPEYGLCSITLQNKIYXVGGQTTITDCYDPEQNEWKQMAHMMERRMECGTVVMNGCIYVTGGYSYSKGTYLQSIEKYDPELNKWEAVGSLPSAMRSHGCVCVYNV, from the exons ATGGCCGCGGCCGCGCAGGAGGAGTACGCGTACCTATACAAGGACTCCGGGCATCCCGCCGGCTTCCTGGAGGCGTTCCGGGCGTTCTACCTGGACGGGCTGTTCACCGACATCACCCTGCAGTGCGCTTCGGGGGTCATCTTCCACTGCCACAGAGCCGCCCTGGCAGCCTGCAGCAGTTATTTCAAAGCCATGTTCACAGCCGATATGAAAGAGAAATCCAAAAACCAGATCAGCCTTCCCGGGCTCAGCCATGCGGTACTGGAAGCCCTCGTGAATTATGCATACACATCACAGATCCAGATAACAAAGAGAAATGTCCAAAGCCTACTCCAGGCTGCAGACCTGCTCCAGTTCGTGTCAGTAAAGAAAGCCTGTGAGCAGTTTCTGGTGAGGCATTTAGACACTGACAACTGCATAGGGATGCACTCCTTTGCTGAATATCATGATTGCTCGGAACTAGAGAAGGAGTCCAGGAGGATATTGTTATGGCAGTTTGAAGAAGTGTGGAAGCAGGAAGAGTTTCTGGACATTGGCAAGGAGAAGCTCTCTTATATTCTTTCCAGGGAGAATCTCAATGTTCGGAAAGAAGAGGCAGCCATTGAAGCTGTCGTTAACTGGGTTGCACACAATGTGGAAGAAAGAATCGAAGACATCTATGAACTGCTGAACTGCATCAAAGTAGACTTAGATAACATGTATTTGAGGTCAGCTTTAAGCCTACAAAAAAAATGTCGACTCAATGGCCGTAAGATAAGGTCACTCATATACAAGGCCCTCGACCTCAAACCCAAGAGTCTTTCCAGAAGACCCACAGCAGCCATGTATGTGATTGGAGGATATTACTGGCACCCCTTATCAGAAGTGCACGTTTGGGATCCTTTAACCAACGCATGGGTCCAGGGAACAGAGATGCCAGATCACACCAGAGAGAGCTATGGGGTCACTAGCTTGGGACCAGACATATACGTGACAGGAGGTTACAGAACGGAGAGCATTGAAGCCCTTGACACCGTGTGGATATATAACAGTGAGAGGGATGAGTGGACAGAAGGCTGCCCCATGCTCGACGCAAGGTATTACCACTGTGCAGTTTCCTTGAGTGGCTGTGTCTACGCGCTGGGGGGGTATCGAAAGGGAGCTCCTGTGCAAGAAGCTGAGTTCTATGATCCTTTAATACAGAAATGGCTTCCTATTGCAAACATGATCAAAG GGGTTGGAAATGCCACTGCCTGTGCCCTGCACGAAGTCATCTACGTAACTGGAGGTCACTATGGGTACAGGGGAAGCTGTACCTATGATAAAATCCAGAGATACCATTCAGGTAGCAATGAGTGGAGTATAGTCACCACAAGTCCACATCCAg aataCGGATTGTGTTCAATTACATTACAAAACAAGATCT TTGTGGGTGGACAGACCACGATCACGGACTGCTATGACCCAGAGCAAAATGAGTGGAAGCAGATGGCTCACATGATGGAGAGAAGGATGGAGTGTGGCACAGTGGTCATGAACGGATGCATCTATGTAACAGGAGGATATTCCTATTCAAAAGGAACGTATCTGCAGAGTATTGAGAAATATGACCCTGAACTGAATAAGTGGGAAGCAGTAGGAAGTCTTCCCAGCGCTATGCGGTCACatggctgtgtctgtgtgtataatgtataa
- the SSB gene encoding lupus La protein isoform X1, with the protein MAENGNGENMSILESKICQQIEYYFGNHNLPRDKFLKEQIKLDDGWVPLEVMIKFNRLSRLSKDFSVIVEALRKSKTGLMEINEDKTKIRRSPNKPLPELNDQYKAAIKNRSVYVKGFPLDATLDDIKEWLEDKGPVENIQMRRTLQRTFKGSIFAVFDSVESAKKFTEIPNQKYKDTELIVLFKEEYCTKKNEERKQNKVEAKARAKQEKEEKQKQAADAEMKSLEEKTGCLLKFSGDLDDQTCREDLHAVFSGHGEIKWIHFVRGAKEGIILFKDIAKDALEKAKTAHNGNLQLRNKDVAWEVIEGDAEKEALKKILEDQQELLKQKTKGRKIKGKGRGGKIPQGAQKGKVQFQGKKIKFDNEEEGGEDDTKTEPASPKKRPLEETEKEEPAPKQLKTENGGGN; encoded by the exons ATGGCTGAAAACGGAAACGGTGAAAACATGTCTATCTTGGAAAGCAAAATCTGTCAGCAAATTGAG TACTATTTTGGCAATCACAATCTACCAAGAGACAAGTTCCTAAAAGAACAGATCAAACTAGATGATGGCTGGGTACCTTTAGAAGTAATGATCAAATTCAACAG GTTAAGTCGCCTTTCAAAAGATTTTAGTGTTATTGTAGAAGCACTAAGAAAATCCAAGACTGgtttaatggaaataaatgaagacAAAACTAAAATCAGAAGATCTCCAAATAAACCCCTTCCTGAATTAAATGACCAGTATAAGGCTGCAATTAAAAACAGATCTGTATATGTT AAAGGCTTTCCACTAGATGCTACTCTTGATGATATCAAAGAATGGCTTGAGGATAAAGGTCCAGTTGAAAACATTCAGATGAGGAGAACATTGCAGAGAACATTTAAG GGCTCAATATTTGCAGTTTTTGATAGTGTTGAATCTGCTAAGAAGTTCACAGAGATACCAAATCAAAAGTACAAAGACACAGAGCTGATAGTACTTTTCAA GGAGGAGTATTGTACAAAGaagaatgaagaaaggaaacaaaacaaagtagaAGCAAAAGCAAGAGCTAAGCA ggaaaaagaagagaaacagaaacaagcaGCAGATGCTGAAATG aaGTCACTGGAAGAAAAGACAGGATGTCTTTTGAAGTTTTCTGGTGATCTAGATGACCAAACATGCAGAGAAGACCTCCATGCTGTATTTTCTGGTCATGGAGAAATCAAGTGGATACACTTTGTCAGAGGTGCAAAGGAG GGAATTATCCTGTTTAAAGATATTGCCAAAGATGCTCTGGAAAAAGCCAAAACAGCACATAACGGAAACTTACAGCTTCGGAACAAGGACGTTGCATGGGAAGTGATAGAAGGAGATGCAGAGAAagaagctctgaaaaaaatattggaagATCAGCAAGAAttattgaaacagaaaacaaaag GGCgcaaaattaaaggaaaaggaagaggaggaaaaataccTCAGGGtgcacaaaaaggaaaagtacaGTTTCAGggcaagaaaattaaatttgataATGAAGAAGAAGGTGGTGAAGATGATACTAAAACAG AACCAGCAAGTCCCAAGAAGAGACCACTAGAGGAAACGGAAAAAGAAGAACCTGCaccaaaacaactgaaaacagaaaatggagGTGGCAATTAG
- the PHOSPHO2 gene encoding pyridoxal phosphate phosphatase PHOSPHO2 — protein MHGTRASCDLGQAPRLDYEISVGFDFDHTIIDENSDTWIVKCAPERKLPNGLRNSYQPGHWTEYMGRVFAYLGDNGVKEDEMKRTMTTIPFTAGMVDLLGLLARTKSVDCIIVSDSNTVFIDWILKAADFHEVFDEVFTNPAAFSSTGYLTVQNFHAHHCAKCPKNLCKRKVLKEFLDKQLERGVSYTQIMYIGDGGNDLCPVMF, from the coding sequence CTATGaaatttctgttggttttgattttgacCATACAATCATAGATGAAAATAGTGATACCTGGATTGTGAAATGTGCTCCAGAGAGAAAACTTCCTAATGGATTAAGAAACTCCTACCAACCAGGACACTGGACAGAATATATGGGCAGAGTCTTTGCCTACTTGGGAGACAATGGTGTCAAAGaagatgaaatgaaaagaaCTATGACAACAATTCCTTTCACTGCGGGAATGGTAGATCTTCTGGGGTTATTGGCAAGAACAAAGAGTGTTGATTGCATTATTGTTTCAGATTCTAATACAGTATTTATTGACTGGATTTTGAAAGCTGCTGACTTCCATGAGGTTTTTGATGAAGTGTTTACAAACCCTGCAGCATTCAGCAGTACTGGGTATCTTACTGTACAGAACTTCCATGCTCACCATTGTGCAAAGTGCCCAAAAAACCTTTGcaaaaggaaagttttaaaagaatttctagATAAACAGTTGGAGCGAGGAGTTAGTTATACACAAATTATGTATATTGGTGATGGTGGGAATGACTTATGTCCAGTAATGTTTTGA
- the METTL5 gene encoding methyltransferase-like protein 5 → MKKLKLKELESCLQEVDTFDSPKLLLEQYPTRPHIAACMLYTIHNTFDDIENKTIADLGCGCGMLSIGSAMLGAGFCVGFDIDADALEIFNSNIEDFELTNVNMVQCDICSLSGSMSDAFDTVIMNPPFGTKHNKGIDMIFLKTALQMAKTAVYSLHKTSTRQHIQKKADEWEVKMEVIAELRFDLPASYKFHKKKSVDVEVDFIRFSAKKLLN, encoded by the exons atgaagaaattaaagctGAAAGAACTGGAAAGCTGTCTTCAAGAAGTTGACACTTTTGATAGTCCAAAACTACTCCTTGAACAGTATCCAACTAGACCTCATATCGCAG catgTATGCTTTATACAATTCACAATACTTTTGATGatattgaaaacaaaacaattgcAGATTTAGGATGTGGTTGTGGCATGCTCAGCATTGGAAGTGCAATGTTAGGAGCAGG attctGTGTGGGATTTGACATAGATGCAGATgcactggaaatatttaataGCAATATTGAGGACTTTGAGCTCACGAACGTCAACATGGTTCAGTGTGATATCTGTTCTTTGTCTGGTAGCATGTCAGATGCTTTTGACACAGTTATTATGAACCCTCCGTTTGGTACCAAGCATAATAAAG GAATTGatatgatttttctgaaaactgctCTGCAAATGGCAAAAACAGCTGTATATTCCCTTCACAAAACTTCAACACGGCAG CACATTcaaaagaaagcagatgaaTGGGAAGTGAAGATGGAAGTCATAGCAG AACTTAGATTTGACCTACCAGCATCATACAAGTTCCATAAGAAGAAATCA GTTGACGTTGAAGTGGATTTCATTAGATTTTCTGCCAAGAAACTCCTGAACTGA
- the SSB gene encoding lupus La protein isoform X2, with protein sequence MEINEDKTKIRRSPNKPLPELNDQYKAAIKNRSVYVKGFPLDATLDDIKEWLEDKGPVENIQMRRTLQRTFKGSIFAVFDSVESAKKFTEIPNQKYKDTELIVLFKEEYCTKKNEERKQNKVEAKARAKQEKEEKQKQAADAEMKSLEEKTGCLLKFSGDLDDQTCREDLHAVFSGHGEIKWIHFVRGAKEGIILFKDIAKDALEKAKTAHNGNLQLRNKDVAWEVIEGDAEKEALKKILEDQQELLKQKTKGRKIKGKGRGGKIPQGAQKGKVQFQGKKIKFDNEEEGGEDDTKTEPASPKKRPLEETEKEEPAPKQLKTENGGGN encoded by the exons atggaaataaatgaagacAAAACTAAAATCAGAAGATCTCCAAATAAACCCCTTCCTGAATTAAATGACCAGTATAAGGCTGCAATTAAAAACAGATCTGTATATGTT AAAGGCTTTCCACTAGATGCTACTCTTGATGATATCAAAGAATGGCTTGAGGATAAAGGTCCAGTTGAAAACATTCAGATGAGGAGAACATTGCAGAGAACATTTAAG GGCTCAATATTTGCAGTTTTTGATAGTGTTGAATCTGCTAAGAAGTTCACAGAGATACCAAATCAAAAGTACAAAGACACAGAGCTGATAGTACTTTTCAA GGAGGAGTATTGTACAAAGaagaatgaagaaaggaaacaaaacaaagtagaAGCAAAAGCAAGAGCTAAGCA ggaaaaagaagagaaacagaaacaagcaGCAGATGCTGAAATG aaGTCACTGGAAGAAAAGACAGGATGTCTTTTGAAGTTTTCTGGTGATCTAGATGACCAAACATGCAGAGAAGACCTCCATGCTGTATTTTCTGGTCATGGAGAAATCAAGTGGATACACTTTGTCAGAGGTGCAAAGGAG GGAATTATCCTGTTTAAAGATATTGCCAAAGATGCTCTGGAAAAAGCCAAAACAGCACATAACGGAAACTTACAGCTTCGGAACAAGGACGTTGCATGGGAAGTGATAGAAGGAGATGCAGAGAAagaagctctgaaaaaaatattggaagATCAGCAAGAAttattgaaacagaaaacaaaag GGCgcaaaattaaaggaaaaggaagaggaggaaaaataccTCAGGGtgcacaaaaaggaaaagtacaGTTTCAGggcaagaaaattaaatttgataATGAAGAAGAAGGTGGTGAAGATGATACTAAAACAG AACCAGCAAGTCCCAAGAAGAGACCACTAGAGGAAACGGAAAAAGAAGAACCTGCaccaaaacaactgaaaacagaaaatggagGTGGCAATTAG